One region of Primulina tabacum isolate GXHZ01 chromosome 1, ASM2559414v2, whole genome shotgun sequence genomic DNA includes:
- the LOC142530669 gene encoding histone H3.3, translating into MARTKQTARKSTGGKAPRKQLATKAARKSAPTTGGVKKPHRYRPGTVALREIRKYQKSTELLIRKLPFQRLVREIAQDFKTDLRFQSHAVLALQEAAEAYLVGLFEDTNLCAIHAKRVTIMPKDIQLARRIRGERA; encoded by the exons ATGGCCCGTACCAAACAAACTGCTCGTAAGTCAACTGGAGGAAAGGCTCCCAGGAAGCAGCTTGCTACCaag GCTGCCCGGAAGTCGGCCCCGACTACTGGTGGGGTGAAGAAGCCTCACCGTTATCGTCCAGGGACTGTTGCTCTTCG TGAAATTCGCAAGTACCAGAAGAGTACCGAGCTCTTGATCAGGAAGTTACCTTTCCAAAGGCTTGTTCGCGAGATTGCTCAGGACTTCAAG ACTGATCTGCGGTTTCAGAGCCATGCTGTTTTGGCACTTCAAGAGGCTGCTGAGGCCTACCTTGTGGGTCTCTTTGAGGACACTAACTTGTGTGCCATCCATGCCAAACGTGTGACCATCATGCCCAAAGACATCCAGCTTGCCCGCAGGATCAGGGGAGAGCGTGCTTAG